Proteins co-encoded in one Dyella japonica A8 genomic window:
- a CDS encoding c-type cytochrome, with translation MKIGRTIGRLVGVIVVVAVGFTGYALVTVTHSGNEQAAQPVGAGAPTDLPSQMARGEYLARAADCEACHTTPGGQPFAGGVAFKLPFGTIYSSNITADKDTGIGNWSDEEFVRALHAGVDRDGRPLYPAFPYTSYTALSRDDIVAIKAYLFSLPPAHAPARPNELSFPYNQRWALSLWNAAFLRKERFQPEQGKSAAWNRGAYLATALGHCGECHTPRNAAFAMDNGKALAGTELQGWLAYNITADKDHGIGAWSDQELVDYFSKGHAAGRGTASGPMSEVVGYSLQYLTPSDLSALVTYLRDVKPQQSGAPVPSPMGSTVASAAGTASLGAQLFVGACAGCHTQSGQGRQTDYAMLTGLRSVRDPHATNLTQIILNGSSLHVGGQEVFMPSFGHAYSDAEVAALSNYVVSHFGGQQGALSASEVARRR, from the coding sequence ATGAAGATCGGACGCACCATCGGCAGGCTTGTCGGTGTCATCGTCGTGGTTGCCGTCGGCTTCACGGGCTATGCGCTGGTCACCGTCACCCACAGCGGCAACGAGCAGGCCGCGCAACCCGTGGGAGCGGGGGCGCCAACCGACCTCCCGTCGCAGATGGCGCGCGGCGAATACCTGGCGCGCGCCGCCGATTGCGAGGCCTGCCACACGACGCCGGGCGGGCAGCCGTTTGCCGGCGGCGTGGCGTTCAAACTGCCGTTCGGCACGATCTATTCGTCCAATATCACGGCGGACAAGGACACCGGCATCGGCAACTGGAGCGACGAGGAATTCGTGCGCGCGTTGCATGCCGGCGTCGATCGTGACGGGCGGCCGTTGTATCCCGCCTTTCCCTATACCTCGTACACGGCGCTCAGTCGTGACGACATCGTGGCGATCAAGGCCTACCTCTTCAGTCTGCCGCCCGCGCATGCGCCGGCCCGGCCCAACGAACTATCGTTCCCGTACAACCAGCGTTGGGCGCTGAGCCTGTGGAACGCCGCGTTCCTGCGGAAGGAGCGGTTCCAGCCGGAGCAGGGCAAGTCGGCGGCGTGGAATCGTGGCGCCTACCTCGCGACGGCATTGGGTCATTGCGGCGAATGCCACACGCCACGCAATGCCGCCTTCGCCATGGACAACGGCAAGGCGCTGGCAGGCACGGAACTGCAAGGCTGGCTCGCCTATAACATCACCGCCGACAAGGATCACGGCATCGGTGCGTGGAGCGACCAGGAGCTGGTCGACTATTTTTCCAAGGGGCATGCTGCCGGCCGCGGCACGGCTTCCGGTCCAATGAGCGAGGTGGTCGGCTACAGCCTGCAATACCTCACCCCGTCGGACCTGTCCGCGCTTGTCACCTATCTGCGCGACGTGAAACCCCAGCAGAGCGGCGCGCCCGTGCCGTCACCCATGGGTTCGACCGTGGCGTCGGCTGCCGGCACCGCCAGCCTGGGCGCGCAGCTGTTCGTCGGCGCCTGCGCCGGCTGCCACACGCAAAGCGGCCAGGGTCGCCAGACCGACTACGCCATGCTGACCGGCCTGCGATCCGTGCGCGATCCGCACGCCACCAACCTCACGCAGATCATCCTCAATGGATCGTCACTGCACGTGGGCGGCCAGGAGGTGTTCATGCCGTCGTTCGGACACGCCTATTCCGACGCCGAGGTCGCTGCGTTGTCCAACTATGTCGTCAGTCACTTTGGCGGGCAGCAGGGAGCGTTGAGCGCCTCCGAGGTGGCGCGGCGGCGCTGA
- a CDS encoding nucleotidyltransferase family protein, which yields MTSPRSGTGAVILAAGNASRYGALKQVIAIDGEPMVRRIARNALAAGLYPVVVVVGAESARVIECLADLDVHVVTNAGWASGMGSSLSTGTKALIDQPVAMQSLMVLLADQPAISVDELERMLAAHAPFADRILACRHQGNLGPPCIFPLSYADELIAMSGPDGARALLDRHASHVDGFDLPSAFRDIDTPEDYAAWLAARDKPLSSEPE from the coding sequence ATGACCTCGCCACGCAGCGGCACCGGCGCCGTCATCCTCGCAGCGGGCAACGCCAGCCGTTATGGCGCCCTCAAGCAGGTGATCGCCATCGATGGCGAGCCGATGGTCCGCCGCATCGCGAGAAACGCCCTGGCGGCGGGCCTCTATCCGGTCGTCGTCGTGGTGGGCGCTGAAAGCGCGCGGGTCATCGAATGCCTCGCTGACCTTGACGTCCATGTCGTGACCAACGCCGGGTGGGCGAGCGGCATGGGCAGCTCGTTGTCCACCGGCACGAAAGCACTGATCGATCAGCCCGTGGCAATGCAATCACTCATGGTGCTGCTGGCCGACCAGCCGGCGATCAGCGTCGATGAACTGGAACGCATGCTGGCGGCGCATGCGCCATTCGCGGACCGCATCCTGGCCTGCCGGCATCAGGGCAACCTTGGCCCGCCGTGCATCTTTCCACTCTCCTATGCCGATGAACTCATCGCCATGAGCGGCCCCGACGGCGCACGCGCTTTGCTGGACAGGCATGCGTCGCACGTCGATGGTTTCGACCTGCCCTCCGCCTTCCGCGACATCGATACACCCGAGGACTACGCCGCCTGGCTGGCAGCTCGCGACAAGCCGTTATCCAGCGAGCCTGAGTAG
- a CDS encoding xanthine dehydrogenase family protein molybdopterin-binding subunit → MMLRVDPAQDEIEPQNPARRELIKRGGLVVAFMWLGGASRVWGFAEGTRLEAGHPRFEPNAFVRVGSDGSVQLVMPCVEMGQGSYTGQATLLAEELDVGLDQVTVEHAPANRKLYANTLLGDQATGGSTTIRFCWTSLRDAGAVARYMLVSAAAQRWKVDPSQCTVVRGVVTHTASGRTLRYGELADEAAKVAPPAKPMPKDPKDFQLIGKPMRRVDTPGKVDGSLPFGLDIRVPGMKVATVKACPTFGGTLASVDDTRARAVPGVLKVVKLDNAVAVIGEHFWAAKKGLEALDIQWNRGAGADFTTEQLFKDMADASEHGKPIVAREVGQVDKVQGKVVSATYQLPLLAHATMEPINTTVHVRPDGCDIWVGTQVPARCVDVAMRVTGLPAERIQVHNQYLGGGFGRRLFEDSVGQAVGIARQVDYPVKVVWTREEDIAQDRYRPAYYDRISATLDDQGRPQAWTDRTTGASVMATFAPEAMGKNGLDSDLVECAAELPYEVPNLRVEWVRHDMPYGIPIGWWRGVGPTHNVFVVESFVDELAHVAGKDPAAYRHSILGDNPRARAVLEMAMDKAGWGKGEVPARHGRGIALAAPFGSYLCVVTDVEVTPQGEVMLRRAVAVVDCGTVVNPNTVEAQIQGGLVFGWSAALYSGITLKNGAVEQRNFNDYRVLRLNQTPPIEVHLMPSKALPGGIGETGTVMAMPSLTNAIFAATGVRLRTLPIDRSLLVQDKDALKSVLSAASSESPAGRLA, encoded by the coding sequence ATGATGCTTCGTGTTGATCCTGCCCAGGACGAGATCGAACCGCAGAACCCCGCGCGTCGCGAGTTGATCAAGCGAGGCGGGCTGGTGGTGGCCTTCATGTGGCTGGGTGGCGCCAGCCGCGTCTGGGGCTTTGCCGAGGGCACGCGCCTGGAGGCGGGCCATCCGCGATTCGAGCCTAACGCGTTTGTACGCGTGGGCAGCGATGGCAGCGTGCAACTGGTGATGCCCTGCGTGGAGATGGGGCAGGGGTCGTATACGGGGCAGGCGACACTGCTGGCCGAGGAGCTTGATGTCGGGCTCGACCAGGTCACCGTCGAACATGCCCCGGCCAATCGCAAGCTTTACGCCAACACCCTGCTGGGCGACCAGGCCACGGGCGGGTCCACCACCATCCGCTTCTGCTGGACGAGTCTGCGCGATGCCGGTGCCGTGGCGCGTTACATGCTGGTGTCGGCGGCGGCACAGCGCTGGAAGGTGGATCCCTCGCAATGCACCGTGGTACGCGGCGTGGTGACCCATACCGCCAGCGGACGCACCCTGCGCTATGGCGAGCTCGCCGACGAGGCGGCGAAAGTGGCTCCACCGGCCAAGCCCATGCCGAAGGACCCCAAGGACTTCCAGCTGATCGGCAAGCCGATGCGCCGCGTGGACACGCCAGGGAAGGTGGATGGCAGCTTGCCGTTCGGCCTCGATATCCGCGTGCCGGGCATGAAGGTGGCGACCGTGAAGGCGTGCCCGACCTTCGGGGGCACACTGGCCTCGGTGGACGATACGCGCGCCCGCGCGGTGCCCGGCGTGCTCAAGGTGGTGAAGCTGGACAATGCTGTCGCCGTCATCGGCGAGCACTTCTGGGCGGCCAAAAAAGGCTTGGAGGCGCTGGATATCCAATGGAATCGCGGTGCCGGCGCCGACTTCACCACCGAACAGCTGTTCAAGGACATGGCCGATGCGTCCGAGCACGGCAAGCCCATCGTCGCGCGTGAAGTCGGCCAGGTGGACAAGGTCCAGGGCAAGGTGGTTTCGGCAACCTATCAGTTGCCCCTGCTGGCGCACGCCACCATGGAGCCGATCAACACCACCGTGCATGTGCGACCGGACGGCTGCGACATCTGGGTCGGTACGCAGGTGCCGGCGCGCTGCGTTGATGTGGCCATGCGCGTGACGGGTCTGCCGGCCGAGCGCATCCAGGTGCACAACCAGTACCTGGGTGGCGGCTTCGGCAGGCGCCTGTTCGAGGATTCCGTCGGGCAGGCCGTGGGCATTGCGCGGCAGGTGGATTATCCCGTCAAGGTGGTCTGGACCCGCGAGGAAGACATCGCGCAGGACCGTTACCGCCCGGCGTACTACGACCGCATTTCCGCCACGCTCGATGACCAGGGCAGGCCGCAGGCGTGGACCGATCGCACCACCGGCGCTTCGGTCATGGCGACGTTCGCGCCGGAGGCCATGGGCAAGAACGGCCTTGATTCCGATCTGGTGGAGTGTGCCGCCGAGCTTCCCTATGAAGTGCCCAACCTGCGAGTGGAATGGGTGCGGCACGACATGCCCTACGGCATCCCGATCGGCTGGTGGCGCGGGGTGGGGCCGACGCACAACGTGTTCGTGGTCGAAAGCTTCGTCGACGAACTGGCGCATGTCGCCGGCAAGGATCCCGCGGCGTATCGGCACAGCATCCTCGGCGACAATCCGCGCGCCAGGGCCGTGCTCGAGATGGCCATGGACAAGGCGGGCTGGGGCAAGGGTGAGGTGCCGGCGCGTCATGGCCGCGGCATCGCGCTCGCGGCGCCCTTCGGCAGCTACCTGTGCGTGGTGACGGATGTGGAAGTCACGCCGCAGGGCGAGGTGATGTTGCGACGTGCCGTGGCCGTGGTCGACTGTGGCACGGTGGTCAATCCCAATACGGTCGAGGCGCAGATCCAGGGCGGCCTGGTGTTCGGCTGGAGTGCGGCCCTGTACAGCGGCATCACGCTGAAGAATGGCGCCGTCGAGCAGCGCAACTTCAACGACTACCGCGTGCTCCGGCTCAACCAGACGCCGCCGATCGAAGTGCACCTGATGCCCAGCAAGGCACTGCCTGGTGGCATTGGCGAAACCGGCACGGTGATGGCGATGCCCAGCCTGACCAATGCGATCTTCGCGGCGACGGGTGTGCGCCTGCGCACGCTGCCCATCGACCGGTCGCTGCTCGTGCAGGACAAGGATGCGCTCAAATCCGTGCTGTCGGCAGCATCGTCGGAATCACCGGCGGGGAGGCTTGCATGA
- a CDS encoding alginate export family protein, which translates to MLRLSLGPAWGRRAVGRAAATGAFAALVASAAPLHAQEVSADSTQATPVQDASVRPVVSSNRWQEDWSVLADPSLRTQWGDALKYIPLSADDQGTYLSLGVNLRERVEMSDAAAFGIGRNPNDTYLLQRFQLHADLRFATYWQAFVQFEDARTVGKQVIGGADRNPWDLRLAFLAYVRKFGDDTFKVRVGRQDFAFDLQRFVSLRDGPNVRQSFDAAWVDWETGKWRFIAFISQPVQYSALHPFDDTSNHHFRFDTLRVERLVWGRNELSAYYSRYVRDDARYLDATGNEHRDVYDVRFAGNRAGIDWDVEGMLQRGHVGGKDIDAWGSGARAGYTLDLRWQPRVGLQVDAASGDRHPGDHTLDTFNPLFPNGYYFTLAGFTGYTNLIHVKPSLTLKPWSKLTLMTAVGFQWRQTTADAVYVQPNIPLPGTAGRGGSWTGVYGQVRADVVFNANFTGAVEAVHYDAGRAIRMAGGRDGDYVGVEGKFMW; encoded by the coding sequence ATGCTTCGCCTTTCCCTCGGCCCGGCGTGGGGACGGAGGGCAGTGGGCCGGGCTGCCGCGACCGGTGCGTTCGCTGCCCTGGTAGCGAGTGCCGCGCCCCTGCACGCACAGGAGGTGTCGGCGGATTCCACCCAGGCCACGCCAGTGCAGGATGCTTCCGTGCGTCCCGTCGTGAGCAGCAATCGATGGCAGGAGGACTGGTCGGTGCTCGCCGACCCCTCTTTGCGCACGCAGTGGGGTGATGCGCTCAAGTACATCCCGCTGAGCGCGGACGATCAGGGCACCTATCTCTCGCTGGGCGTGAATCTGCGCGAGCGTGTGGAAATGTCGGACGCCGCGGCCTTCGGTATCGGGCGCAACCCGAATGACACCTATCTGCTGCAACGCTTCCAGCTGCATGCCGACCTGCGTTTCGCCACGTATTGGCAGGCCTTCGTGCAATTCGAGGATGCGCGCACGGTGGGCAAGCAGGTGATCGGCGGCGCCGACCGCAACCCGTGGGACCTGCGGCTGGCCTTCCTGGCTTATGTGCGCAAGTTCGGTGACGACACGTTCAAGGTGCGCGTCGGTCGCCAGGATTTCGCGTTCGACCTGCAGCGTTTCGTGTCGCTGCGCGACGGTCCCAACGTGCGGCAGTCGTTCGATGCGGCATGGGTGGATTGGGAAACGGGAAAGTGGCGCTTCATCGCCTTCATCAGCCAGCCCGTGCAGTATTCGGCCCTTCATCCGTTCGACGATACGTCCAATCACCATTTCCGCTTCGACACGCTGCGTGTCGAGCGCCTGGTCTGGGGCAGGAACGAACTTTCGGCGTACTACTCCCGCTACGTCCGTGACGATGCCCGCTACCTGGATGCCACGGGCAACGAGCATCGCGACGTCTACGACGTGCGTTTCGCCGGCAACCGCGCGGGCATCGACTGGGATGTGGAGGGTATGCTCCAGCGCGGCCACGTGGGCGGCAAGGACATCGATGCCTGGGGTTCCGGCGCACGCGCGGGCTACACGCTGGACCTGCGATGGCAGCCGCGCGTGGGGCTGCAGGTGGATGCCGCGTCCGGCGATCGCCACCCCGGCGACCACACGCTGGATACGTTCAATCCGCTGTTCCCGAACGGCTACTACTTCACCCTGGCCGGTTTCACGGGCTACACCAACCTCATCCACGTCAAGCCGAGCCTGACGCTGAAGCCATGGTCGAAACTTACCCTGATGACCGCCGTAGGGTTCCAGTGGCGGCAGACGACGGCGGACGCGGTGTACGTGCAACCGAACATCCCGTTGCCCGGCACGGCGGGCAGGGGAGGGAGCTGGACGGGCGTGTATGGGCAGGTGCGTGCGGATGTTGTCTTCAACGCCAACTTCACCGGCGCGGTGGAGGCTGTGCACTATGACGCGGGGCGCGCCATACGCATGGCGGGCGGGCGCGACGGCGACTACGTCGGCGTCGAAGGGAAGTTCATGTGGTGA
- a CDS encoding (2Fe-2S)-binding protein, translating into MTVLRCGHGPWRFLQRVASAYWSAGEIPMIVLSINGQDAQVDAPDDMPLLWVLRDIVGLNGTKFGCGMAQCGACTVHLDGQPVRSCVLPVAGAVGKKITTIEGLSATELGKRVQQAWLGIEVAQCGYCQTGQIMSAAALLAQKPSPTDEDIDAAMSGNLCRCGTYVRIRAAIKQAATGQITVPQTVA; encoded by the coding sequence ATGACGGTGCTGCGATGCGGCCATGGTCCGTGGCGCTTCCTGCAACGAGTTGCCAGTGCGTACTGGTCTGCCGGGGAGATTCCGATGATCGTGCTTTCCATCAACGGCCAGGATGCCCAGGTCGATGCGCCCGACGACATGCCGTTGCTGTGGGTGCTGCGTGACATCGTTGGCCTGAATGGCACCAAGTTCGGATGCGGCATGGCGCAGTGCGGCGCATGCACGGTGCATCTGGACGGCCAGCCGGTGCGATCCTGCGTACTGCCCGTGGCTGGCGCGGTCGGCAAGAAGATCACCACCATCGAAGGCCTGAGCGCCACCGAGCTGGGCAAGCGCGTGCAGCAGGCCTGGCTGGGCATCGAAGTGGCGCAGTGCGGCTATTGCCAGACCGGGCAGATCATGTCGGCCGCCGCGTTGCTGGCGCAGAAGCCGTCGCCGACCGACGAAGACATCGATGCGGCCATGTCCGGCAATCTTTGTCGTTGCGGCACCTATGTGCGCATCCGCGCGGCGATCAAGCAGGCGGCTACGGGCCAGATCACCGTGCCGCAGACCGTTGCCTGA
- a CDS encoding XdhC family protein, with the protein MNVAQEFEPLYHAARRLDLRGDTGEAALVTITRTQGSTFRRAGASMLVHRDGRLVCELSGGCPQRDIVLRAQHAMETGEPVVVAYGRDSNYDVMIETGCGGELEVLIEPWRHPDDVQFLDAIESLRTQRVPGVMASLFAVAGRALAPRPYRLIRGNDSLWTNIGDPSLRMQVLAGMASQSPSSSSAMATHVAHEGHRYDALLESLHPPHALVIIGDGIGADMLAALSLQLGWDTTLVSTSEPDKQTPAGARHVVALPHSLTSTVAFDHQTSAVVMTHRLERDLAYATSLMATPVRYIGVIGSRQRAGQIRAIFPEDDRLHVPAGLDIGSETPQEIALAIAAEILALRNGRLGGPLAHSQSPIHP; encoded by the coding sequence ATGAACGTCGCCCAGGAATTCGAGCCGCTCTACCACGCCGCCCGCAGGCTGGACCTTCGCGGCGACACCGGCGAAGCGGCGCTGGTCACCATCACCCGCACGCAGGGCTCCACCTTTCGCCGCGCTGGCGCAAGCATGCTGGTGCATCGCGATGGACGACTGGTGTGCGAACTGTCGGGCGGCTGCCCGCAGCGGGATATCGTGCTGCGCGCGCAGCACGCCATGGAGACCGGCGAACCCGTCGTGGTCGCGTATGGGCGCGACAGCAACTACGACGTCATGATCGAAACCGGCTGCGGCGGCGAACTCGAGGTGCTCATCGAACCGTGGCGGCATCCCGACGACGTGCAGTTCCTTGACGCCATCGAGTCACTGCGGACGCAGCGCGTGCCTGGCGTCATGGCCTCGCTTTTCGCTGTCGCCGGCCGCGCGCTGGCACCGCGCCCGTATCGCCTGATTCGCGGCAACGACAGCCTGTGGACGAACATCGGGGATCCATCGCTCCGCATGCAAGTTCTTGCGGGCATGGCCTCGCAGTCACCCTCCTCTTCGTCCGCCATGGCTACGCATGTGGCGCATGAGGGTCATCGTTACGATGCCCTGCTGGAATCCCTGCACCCGCCACACGCGCTCGTCATCATTGGCGACGGCATCGGCGCGGACATGCTTGCCGCCCTGTCCCTCCAGCTCGGATGGGATACGACCCTGGTCAGCACCAGCGAACCGGACAAGCAGACTCCCGCCGGAGCGCGGCACGTCGTGGCACTGCCGCATTCACTCACCTCCACTGTGGCGTTCGATCACCAGACCTCGGCCGTGGTGATGACGCATCGCCTGGAGCGCGACCTTGCTTACGCGACCTCACTGATGGCAACCCCGGTGCGCTATATCGGCGTGATCGGCTCCCGTCAGCGCGCGGGGCAGATACGCGCCATCTTCCCGGAAGACGACCGGCTGCACGTGCCTGCCGGACTGGACATCGGCTCGGAGACGCCCCAGGAAATCGCACTCGCGATTGCCGCCGAGATCCTCGCCTTGCGCAACGGACGGCTTGGCGGGCCGCTCGCCCACTCGCAATCACCCATACATCCATGA
- a CDS encoding DoxX family protein, which produces MASQPTPSLPTRPRWARPFATPVVHWIALLGLCAAYLQGGIQKALDFSGAVAESAHFGLQPAGPMTLAVIVLELGASLAILTGRCRWLGALALAAFTLAATFLANRFWSVPVAERFVTANAFFEHLGLVGGFLLVAWQDLREKQAI; this is translated from the coding sequence ATGGCATCGCAGCCTACACCCTCGCTTCCAACCCGGCCGCGCTGGGCGCGGCCGTTCGCCACGCCAGTCGTGCACTGGATCGCGTTGCTGGGTCTGTGTGCGGCCTATCTGCAGGGCGGCATCCAGAAAGCGCTGGATTTCAGCGGTGCTGTCGCCGAATCGGCGCATTTCGGTCTTCAGCCTGCGGGGCCAATGACCCTGGCGGTGATCGTGCTGGAGCTGGGTGCGTCGCTGGCGATCCTCACCGGGCGCTGTCGCTGGCTGGGCGCCCTGGCGTTGGCCGCATTCACGCTCGCTGCCACGTTTCTCGCCAATCGCTTCTGGTCGGTGCCAGTCGCCGAGCGCTTCGTCACCGCTAATGCGTTTTTTGAACATCTGGGACTGGTAGGCGGTTTCCTGCTGGTGGCCTGGCAGGATCTGCGCGAAAAGCAGGCCATCTGA
- a CDS encoding YoaK family protein has translation MTEKPWLPTILSVMAGYVDTAGFLALHGLFTAHVTGNFVTIGAALVSGTSGVIAKLLALPVFCLFVIGSRLLRYRLMDRGLSVVRSLLAIKLALLVAAMILALRYGPFPHVDSWSSTLTGMILVGAMAIQNALHRVHLGSSPPSTLMTGTTTQMMLDIGDRLCGAPSDQREVINSRLKKMGVAVLAFAVGCAGGALCYAFGGMWCFVVPPVLATAALLRHGDATA, from the coding sequence ATGACTGAGAAGCCCTGGTTGCCAACCATCCTCAGTGTGATGGCCGGCTATGTCGACACGGCGGGTTTCCTCGCGTTGCATGGCTTGTTCACCGCGCATGTCACGGGCAACTTCGTGACGATCGGCGCGGCGCTGGTGTCGGGCACGTCCGGCGTCATCGCCAAGCTGCTCGCGCTGCCCGTGTTCTGTCTGTTCGTGATCGGCTCGCGACTGCTGCGATATCGCCTGATGGACCGGGGGCTGAGCGTGGTGCGCTCGCTGCTGGCGATCAAGCTGGCGTTGCTGGTGGCGGCAATGATCCTGGCCTTGCGCTACGGGCCGTTCCCGCACGTGGACAGCTGGTCATCGACGCTGACGGGCATGATCCTGGTGGGCGCCATGGCCATTCAGAACGCGCTGCATCGCGTGCACCTGGGCAGCTCACCGCCGTCCACGCTGATGACCGGCACCACCACGCAGATGATGCTGGATATCGGCGATCGGCTGTGTGGCGCACCCAGTGACCAGCGGGAGGTGATCAACAGCCGGCTGAAGAAGATGGGCGTGGCCGTGCTCGCATTCGCGGTGGGCTGCGCGGGTGGCGCGCTGTGTTATGCCTTCGGTGGCATGTGGTGCTTTGTGGTGCCGCCGGTGTTGGCGACGGCAGCCTTGTTGCGCCATGGTGACGCGACAGCGTAA